The Salinispora tropica CNB-440 genome has a window encoding:
- a CDS encoding type VII secretion protein EccC: protein MSTVVVKRPARQPEPEYPSGEVLLEGPPEVPGPSGRGWGQMLMMLPMLAGSFAMALMFAGRGGSTLGYVTGGLFGLSAIGMLGSQLANNSGGPSKQEMLQRRREYMTHLSRQRRRVLKTVRKQRDAAHYRHPEPELLWSVPIGPRLWERRRADVDFGTVRIGLGPQELATPLVPPPATALEKLEPMCALALRRFLTTYGEVPDLPVTMALNGFARVHLRGDDDAVRGLVRSVLAQAAAFHAPDDLLVAVCVAADRRDAWEWTKWLPHALHPSRTDALGQLRLVTSSVAGLEAMLDDVLASRPRFSSIGGAAQVGGPHVLVVIDGGDTAGSDHLMTDGGVEGVTLLDLSNPAPRLLDRARLVLEVTPDLKLLSTTVDGVAEIGRADQCRITEIETLAMQLTPLRLSAASRGGDSPLTAELGLAALLNIGDPHEFDLEAAWQPRPNRDRLRVPIGTGTDGASVELDLKESAQDGMGPHGLLIGATGSGKSELLRTLVLALAATHSSESLNFVLVDFKGGATFTRLDALPHASAVITNLADELPLVDRMTDSINGELVRRQELLRAAGNYASQRDYEKARAAGAPLAPLPSLLIICDEFSELLTAKPDFIDMFVQIGRVGRSLGVHLLLASQRLEEGRLRGLDTHLSYRIGLRTFSAMESRVVLGATDAYELPRSPGHGYLRFGTEPLVRFKAAYVSGAYRSEMAVAVAAGDSEARVQEYGTSYVAPPVTPTEAEVTPEPAEPGGDSLLDILVGRLTGRGTPAHQVWLPPLAEPPTLDQLLPPLTADPDRGVTVAHAALVGELQVATGIVDKPFEQRRDVLWFDLAGAAGHAVIVGGPQSGKSTLLRTIVTSLALTHTPREAQVYCLDLASNALSSLRGLPHVGAVATRLDAGLVRRTIAELQLLMGERERRFGERGVDSMAAYRHARRHGQHTDDPFGDVFLVIDGWSTIRTEFEDLEPAISDIANRGLSFGIHLIVTAGRWMDLRPAVRDVFGTRLELWLADAGDSMLDRRAAMNVPEKSPGRGITPDGQHLLAALPRADGSQEPESLPEGSRKLINDLAASWEGPGAPPIRLLPPVVPFGSLPATGRPGIPIGIAEVDLQPVHLDFATDPHFLVFGDGESGKSTFLRALAQTIVDRNELNEARLVLVDYRRSMLGDITTEHLIGYGSSAQLTENIIAEVAAVMRDRLPPADVKPDELRARSWWKGPDLYVLVDDYDLVAGAGSNPLTPLLEFLPQARDIGLHLVVARRTGGASRALYEPVLMRLREISTPGIVMSGNREEGVLLGTVRPGPLPPGRGWLVTRREGTRLVQLLDLPSQV, encoded by the coding sequence GTGAGCACCGTCGTTGTGAAGCGCCCGGCCCGGCAGCCGGAGCCGGAGTACCCGTCCGGCGAGGTCTTGCTGGAGGGGCCGCCGGAGGTGCCCGGGCCGAGCGGGCGCGGCTGGGGTCAGATGTTGATGATGCTGCCGATGCTCGCCGGTTCGTTCGCAATGGCGCTGATGTTCGCTGGCCGGGGTGGCAGCACCCTCGGCTATGTCACCGGAGGTCTCTTCGGTCTCTCCGCGATTGGGATGCTCGGTTCCCAACTCGCGAACAACTCGGGTGGTCCGAGCAAGCAAGAAATGCTCCAGAGGCGACGTGAGTACATGACGCACCTGTCACGGCAGCGCCGGCGGGTACTCAAGACGGTCCGAAAGCAGCGAGACGCTGCTCACTACCGGCATCCGGAGCCAGAGTTGCTGTGGTCTGTGCCGATCGGACCTCGGTTGTGGGAGCGCCGGCGAGCGGACGTTGACTTCGGGACAGTCCGGATCGGGCTCGGCCCGCAGGAACTGGCCACCCCGCTGGTACCGCCGCCGGCAACGGCGTTGGAAAAGCTGGAGCCGATGTGCGCCCTGGCGCTACGTCGCTTCCTGACGACCTACGGGGAGGTGCCGGACCTACCGGTGACCATGGCGCTCAACGGCTTCGCCCGGGTGCACCTACGCGGGGATGACGATGCGGTCCGAGGGCTGGTCCGGTCGGTGCTCGCCCAGGCCGCCGCCTTTCACGCACCGGACGACCTGCTTGTCGCGGTCTGTGTCGCCGCTGATCGCCGGGACGCGTGGGAGTGGACAAAGTGGCTCCCACACGCGCTGCACCCGAGCCGCACCGACGCCCTGGGGCAGCTGAGGCTCGTCACATCCTCGGTCGCCGGGTTGGAGGCGATGCTCGACGACGTGCTGGCCAGCCGGCCCCGGTTCAGCTCCATCGGCGGAGCGGCTCAGGTGGGCGGGCCGCACGTCCTGGTCGTCATCGACGGCGGCGACACCGCCGGATCGGACCACCTGATGACCGACGGCGGTGTGGAGGGCGTCACCCTTCTCGACCTCTCCAACCCGGCACCGCGGCTACTGGACCGCGCCCGGCTGGTGCTGGAGGTCACCCCCGACCTGAAGCTCCTGAGTACCACTGTGGATGGTGTCGCCGAGATTGGTCGGGCAGACCAGTGCCGGATTACGGAGATCGAGACGCTCGCGATGCAGCTGACCCCACTACGCCTCTCGGCTGCCTCCCGGGGCGGCGACAGTCCGCTCACCGCCGAGCTGGGCCTGGCCGCGCTGCTCAACATCGGCGACCCACACGAGTTCGACCTGGAGGCGGCCTGGCAGCCCCGGCCGAACCGGGACCGGCTACGGGTGCCCATCGGTACGGGTACCGACGGTGCTTCGGTCGAACTCGACCTCAAGGAGTCCGCGCAGGACGGCATGGGCCCGCACGGCCTGCTGATCGGTGCGACCGGCTCCGGCAAGTCCGAGCTGCTGCGTACGCTGGTGCTGGCGCTCGCGGCCACGCACAGCTCGGAGAGCCTGAACTTCGTCCTGGTCGACTTCAAGGGTGGCGCGACCTTCACCCGCTTGGATGCCCTCCCACACGCCAGCGCGGTCATCACCAACCTCGCCGACGAGCTGCCGCTGGTTGACCGGATGACCGACTCCATCAACGGTGAGCTGGTACGCCGGCAGGAGTTGCTGCGCGCGGCCGGCAACTACGCCTCGCAGCGCGACTACGAGAAGGCCCGGGCCGCCGGAGCGCCCCTGGCTCCCCTGCCGAGCCTGCTCATCATCTGCGACGAGTTCTCCGAGCTCCTCACCGCCAAGCCGGACTTCATCGATATGTTCGTACAGATTGGTCGGGTTGGTCGGTCGCTCGGTGTCCACCTGCTACTGGCCTCACAGCGGCTGGAGGAGGGCCGGCTGCGGGGTTTGGACACCCACCTGTCGTACCGGATCGGGCTGCGGACCTTCTCCGCCATGGAGAGCCGGGTGGTGCTCGGCGCCACCGACGCGTACGAGCTGCCCCGTTCACCAGGCCACGGATACCTACGCTTTGGTACCGAACCGCTGGTCCGCTTCAAGGCCGCGTACGTCTCCGGCGCCTACCGAAGCGAGATGGCGGTGGCGGTCGCTGCTGGGGACAGCGAGGCGCGGGTGCAGGAGTACGGCACCAGCTACGTCGCGCCGCCGGTGACTCCTACCGAAGCGGAGGTGACGCCGGAACCGGCCGAACCGGGCGGCGACAGCCTGCTGGACATCCTGGTCGGTCGGCTCACCGGCCGGGGCACGCCGGCCCACCAGGTGTGGCTGCCCCCGCTCGCGGAGCCGCCGACGCTGGATCAGCTCCTGCCACCGTTGACCGCGGACCCGGACCGGGGAGTGACGGTGGCGCACGCTGCTCTGGTGGGCGAGCTCCAGGTGGCCACCGGCATCGTCGACAAGCCGTTCGAGCAGCGTCGAGACGTGCTCTGGTTTGACCTGGCCGGCGCGGCCGGCCACGCGGTGATCGTGGGTGGTCCGCAGAGCGGCAAGAGCACCCTGCTGCGGACGATCGTCACCTCGCTGGCGCTGACCCACACGCCACGTGAGGCTCAGGTCTACTGCCTCGACCTGGCCAGCAACGCGCTCTCCTCACTGCGCGGACTGCCGCACGTCGGCGCGGTGGCGACCCGGCTCGACGCTGGTCTGGTCCGGCGCACGATCGCCGAGTTGCAGCTGCTGATGGGCGAGCGAGAGCGACGGTTCGGTGAGCGCGGGGTGGACTCGATGGCCGCGTACCGGCACGCTCGTCGGCACGGCCAGCACACAGATGACCCCTTCGGCGATGTCTTCCTCGTCATCGACGGCTGGTCCACCATCCGTACCGAATTCGAGGACCTCGAGCCGGCGATCAGTGACATCGCCAACCGCGGGCTCTCGTTCGGCATTCACCTGATCGTCACCGCTGGACGCTGGATGGACCTGCGCCCTGCCGTTCGGGATGTCTTCGGCACCCGACTGGAGCTCTGGCTGGCGGATGCGGGCGACTCCATGCTGGATCGGCGGGCCGCGATGAACGTGCCGGAGAAGTCTCCCGGTCGAGGAATCACCCCCGACGGTCAACACCTCCTCGCCGCACTGCCCCGCGCCGACGGCTCTCAGGAACCGGAGAGCCTACCCGAGGGTTCCCGCAAGCTGATCAACGACCTCGCCGCCAGCTGGGAGGGACCGGGAGCTCCGCCGATCCGGCTCCTTCCGCCGGTGGTCCCGTTTGGCAGTCTGCCGGCCACCGGGCGACCCGGCATTCCGATCGGCATCGCCGAGGTGGATCTCCAGCCGGTGCACCTGGACTTCGCCACCGACCCGCACTTCCTTGTCTTCGGCGACGGGGAGTCCGGGAAGAGCACCTTCCTGCGGGCGCTGGCACAGACGATCGTCGACCGCAACGAGCTGAACGAGGCTCGGCTGGTTCTCGTCGACTACCGCCGCAGCATGCTCGGCGACATCACCACCGAGCACCTGATCGGGTATGGATCGTCGGCGCAGCTCACCGAGAACATCATCGCCGAGGTGGCCGCCGTGATGCGGGACCGGCTTCCCCCCGCCGACGTGAAGCCCGACGAGCTGCGGGCTCGCAGCTGGTGGAAAGGCCCCGACCTCTACGTCCTGGTGGACGACTACGACCTGGTGGCCGGGGCGGGCAGCAATCCGCTGACCCCGCTGCTGGAGTTTCTGCCGCAGGCCCGGGACATCGGTCTGCACCTGGTCGTCGCCCGCCGCACCGGCGGCGCGAGCCGGGCCCTCTACGAGCCGGTGCTGATGCGGCTGCGTGAGATCAGCACCCCGGGCATCGTCATGTCCGGCAACCGGGAGGAGGGGGTGCTGCTCGGCACCGTACGCCCCGGACCACTGCCACCAGGTCGGGGCTGGCTGGTCACCCGGCGGGAGGGCACCCGCCTGGTGCAGTTGCTGGACCTTCCGTCCCAGGTGTGA
- a CDS encoding SUKH-3 domain-containing protein, whose translation MNDRFPPLVTEALQAAGWVPGRRDDDRAQQWALRLAADAAPDGRQHTIVRAAVEAYGEFGGLLVRPQGDGEQIAPSTFHLDPFLVGRSVGTLAELAAAIGAPLTPIGEEGDGVGILAVDEPGRVFVLDHGGDWYLGADLDEAITALVLGRQPHRVRQDGTW comes from the coding sequence ATGAACGACCGCTTCCCACCCCTGGTCACCGAGGCGCTTCAGGCCGCTGGCTGGGTTCCGGGCCGTCGTGATGACGATCGGGCTCAGCAGTGGGCGTTGCGGCTGGCTGCTGATGCCGCACCGGACGGCCGGCAGCACACGATCGTCCGTGCCGCTGTCGAGGCGTACGGCGAGTTCGGTGGCCTCCTGGTTCGTCCGCAGGGCGACGGAGAACAGATCGCACCCAGCACGTTCCACCTGGATCCGTTTCTGGTCGGCCGTTCGGTGGGCACCCTCGCCGAGCTCGCCGCGGCCATCGGGGCGCCGCTCACCCCGATTGGCGAGGAGGGCGACGGCGTCGGCATCCTGGCGGTCGACGAACCGGGGCGAGTGTTCGTGCTGGACCACGGCGGCGACTGGTACCTCGGCGCGGACCTCGATGAGGCGATCACCGCGCTGGTGCTGGGCCGGCAGCCCCACCGGGTACGCCAGGACGGAACGTGGTAG
- a CDS encoding right-handed parallel beta-helix repeat-containing protein, translating to MTRTLLVSPDQPGAYPSIGDALAAADADAVVSISPGTYHEALFVNDHAVTIVAAQGAGTVTVDASSGEYPTVSANSVRLELRDLVLKAGDAPVVAVDRAKLQMTGCELSAGFGPAISVADRSEFTLTRCRVNGARYGLVVEDSDGTVEGCEFSDLSEDGIIIRIGAAPTIRTSTITRCGNRGIYVYQYGRPTIEACDISQTGHAGVAVVHQCAPVLRRCRIRDTRGPAVSFARGCQGTVEECTTENTALPAIEVAADATPTIVESVANRRATFGAEGAQTGQPQDTERTEQLLAELEAMVGLESVKEQVHALTDEIQVNEWRRSAGLPVGTVSHHLIFAGTPGTGKTTVARIYGELLAALGALPGGAFREVSRRDLVGQYLGHTAEKTAAAFEAARGGVLFIDEAYTLSRSFGSGGDFGQEAIDTLVKLMEDHRDQVAVIAAGYTGEMRQFLDANPGLASRFAKTIEFGNYSPEQLVVIVERIAGGDEYLLADGASELIQAHFATIERDQNFGNAREARKLFERVRKAQAQRLRQSGQRPGLDELRTVTVADIRVAIDS from the coding sequence ATGACGCGCACCCTTCTCGTCTCCCCGGACCAGCCTGGCGCGTACCCGTCCATCGGCGATGCGCTCGCGGCGGCCGATGCCGACGCCGTCGTCTCGATCAGTCCGGGCACCTACCACGAGGCGTTGTTCGTCAACGACCACGCCGTCACCATCGTTGCCGCGCAGGGCGCCGGCACCGTCACCGTCGACGCCTCGTCCGGGGAATACCCGACGGTGTCGGCCAACTCGGTTCGCCTGGAGCTGCGGGATCTGGTCCTCAAGGCCGGAGACGCACCGGTCGTCGCGGTTGACCGGGCGAAACTCCAGATGACCGGCTGCGAGCTGAGCGCCGGCTTCGGCCCGGCGATCTCGGTGGCCGATCGGTCGGAGTTCACCTTGACCCGCTGCCGGGTCAACGGTGCTCGCTACGGGCTGGTCGTCGAGGATTCCGACGGCACCGTGGAGGGGTGCGAGTTCAGCGACCTGAGCGAGGACGGCATCATCATCCGGATCGGCGCTGCCCCGACGATCCGCACCAGCACGATCACCCGCTGCGGCAACCGTGGCATCTACGTCTACCAGTATGGTCGTCCGACGATCGAGGCCTGCGACATCTCGCAGACCGGTCACGCCGGTGTCGCGGTGGTGCACCAGTGCGCTCCGGTGCTGCGACGCTGCCGAATCCGCGACACCCGGGGCCCGGCCGTCTCCTTCGCCCGTGGCTGCCAGGGCACGGTGGAGGAGTGCACCACCGAGAACACCGCGCTACCGGCCATCGAAGTCGCGGCCGACGCCACGCCCACCATCGTGGAGAGTGTCGCCAACCGGCGCGCCACCTTCGGGGCTGAGGGGGCGCAGACCGGGCAGCCGCAGGACACCGAACGCACCGAGCAGCTCCTCGCCGAGCTCGAGGCCATGGTCGGCTTGGAGTCGGTGAAGGAGCAGGTGCACGCGCTCACCGACGAGATTCAGGTGAACGAGTGGCGGCGTAGCGCGGGGCTGCCGGTCGGCACGGTCAGCCATCACCTCATCTTCGCCGGCACTCCGGGCACCGGTAAGACCACAGTGGCCCGTATCTACGGCGAGCTGCTGGCGGCGCTCGGCGCGCTGCCGGGTGGGGCCTTCCGGGAGGTGTCCCGGCGGGACCTCGTCGGCCAGTACCTGGGCCACACGGCGGAGAAGACTGCCGCGGCATTCGAGGCGGCCCGTGGCGGGGTACTCTTCATCGACGAGGCCTATACCCTCTCCCGTTCCTTCGGCAGCGGCGGCGACTTCGGCCAGGAAGCCATCGACACGCTGGTCAAGCTGATGGAGGACCACCGCGATCAGGTCGCCGTCATCGCCGCCGGCTACACCGGCGAGATGCGCCAGTTCCTCGACGCGAACCCGGGTCTCGCCTCCCGCTTCGCCAAGACCATCGAGTTCGGCAACTACAGTCCGGAGCAGCTGGTCGTCATCGTGGAGCGGATTGCCGGCGGCGATGAGTACCTGCTCGCCGACGGCGCTTCCGAGCTGATCCAGGCGCACTTCGCCACCATCGAGCGAGACCAGAACTTCGGCAACGCCCGCGAGGCCCGCAAGCTCTTCGAACGCGTACGCAAGGCCCAGGCACAGCGGCTACGCCAGTCTGGCCAGCGCCCCGGCCTCGACGAGCTGCGTACCGTGACGGTGGCCGACATCCGCGTCGCGATCGATAGCTA
- the mycP gene encoding type VII secretion-associated serine protease mycosin, with amino-acid sequence MRLAPRPATTIAAATLGAIVALGVSVLPAPAADRKDAWHLDALELADMHKITQGEGITVAVIDSGVDATHPDLKNNVLPGIDFFDEQASGHEDRSGHGTAMASLIAGHGHGPGGHEGVLGVAPKAKILPITVRAPEGKSNYSLEAIALGIHWAIEQDVDVINISLGGPQNVELSQAVERAYQNNVIVVAGVGNKENAAIGSPANLPGSLAVTGTDRDGMPSSIASLPAAQTHLAAPAEDLYQAVPGGGYATITGNSGATALVSGAVALVKSKYPNLNSLDLFKRMVETTRDAGKPGKDFDYGWGQLDLRAALTGEPDGRASRTQAPSQEPQLDPTLARARAQGPAGENEALVMALSIAFILVVLGLIATPVLLLLRYRRRRRATTPAMEAATATRTSATGLASPPTATTNPSESGPPAHPTDPADDSPWRRPD; translated from the coding sequence ATGCGCCTCGCCCCCCGCCCGGCAACCACCATCGCCGCCGCAACCCTCGGCGCCATAGTGGCCCTCGGCGTGTCAGTCCTGCCGGCACCCGCCGCTGACCGAAAGGACGCCTGGCACCTCGACGCCCTCGAACTAGCCGACATGCACAAGATCACCCAAGGCGAAGGAATCACCGTCGCCGTCATCGACTCCGGTGTAGACGCCACCCACCCCGACCTCAAAAACAACGTACTACCCGGCATAGACTTCTTCGACGAACAGGCCAGCGGCCACGAGGACCGAAGCGGGCACGGCACCGCGATGGCTTCCCTAATCGCCGGGCACGGACACGGTCCCGGCGGCCATGAAGGAGTGCTTGGCGTCGCTCCCAAAGCCAAAATCCTGCCAATCACCGTGCGAGCACCCGAAGGCAAGTCGAACTACTCGCTGGAAGCAATCGCGCTAGGAATCCACTGGGCGATCGAGCAGGACGTGGACGTCATCAACATCTCCCTGGGCGGCCCACAAAACGTCGAACTCAGCCAGGCCGTGGAACGGGCATATCAGAACAACGTGATCGTCGTCGCTGGTGTCGGCAACAAGGAAAATGCGGCAATCGGCAGCCCGGCAAACCTGCCCGGCTCCCTCGCGGTAACCGGCACCGACCGCGACGGAATGCCCAGCAGCATCGCCTCACTCCCCGCCGCGCAGACCCACCTCGCCGCACCCGCCGAGGACCTCTACCAAGCAGTACCCGGCGGCGGGTACGCAACAATCACCGGAAACAGCGGCGCCACCGCGCTCGTCTCCGGCGCGGTCGCCCTGGTCAAGTCGAAGTACCCGAACCTCAACTCACTGGATCTGTTCAAACGGATGGTGGAAACCACCCGCGACGCCGGTAAACCAGGCAAGGACTTCGACTATGGCTGGGGCCAACTCGACCTACGCGCAGCCCTGACCGGCGAACCAGACGGCCGCGCCAGCCGAACCCAGGCCCCCAGTCAAGAGCCCCAGCTCGACCCGACCCTCGCCCGAGCTCGGGCGCAGGGGCCGGCGGGGGAAAACGAAGCCCTCGTAATGGCGCTCTCGATCGCGTTCATCCTCGTCGTCCTCGGCCTCATCGCGACGCCCGTGCTACTCCTGCTGCGATACCGACGCCGACGACGAGCCACAACACCCGCGATGGAAGCCGCCACCGCGACCCGGACATCCGCCACCGGGCTCGCGTCGCCACCCACCGCAACAACCAACCCATCAGAGAGCGGACCACCAGCCCACCCCACCGATCCAGCGGACGACTCACCCTGGCGCCGCCCCGACTGA
- a CDS encoding YwqJ-related putative deaminase: MLPLTAGALLVNGTVHTHTSVRGDLAPNLHPVIRRFLDELPSGQRERFAGWCAEVVLLSDRLYEAEADGGSISPTQARSLLWGANVWVTRIREEGDPRDEEQQPPCRSCAALLDWLGVEGLA, encoded by the coding sequence ATGTTGCCACTCACCGCCGGCGCGCTGCTGGTCAATGGAACCGTCCATACACACACCTCGGTCCGGGGTGACCTCGCGCCCAACCTGCACCCGGTGATCCGGCGGTTCCTGGACGAGCTGCCGAGCGGCCAGCGGGAGCGGTTCGCCGGGTGGTGCGCCGAGGTCGTGCTCCTCTCCGACCGACTCTACGAGGCCGAGGCCGACGGCGGTTCGATCAGCCCGACCCAGGCACGGTCGTTGCTGTGGGGGGCGAACGTGTGGGTGACCCGAATCCGGGAGGAGGGTGACCCTCGCGACGAGGAGCAGCAGCCTCCCTGCCGATCGTGCGCGGCCCTGCTCGACTGGCTCGGAGTAGAGGGGCTGGCATGA
- a CDS encoding SseB family protein, which produces MVADWRPATPLEETLLAAAVAGERSSFLAALATGQLLLPVSPEATAGAAPMPWPTGRYDGGTYVIAFTSPEAIAACLPGQSVNYRALGIQDLASDWPDDGWLLAVNAGLPVGTRITADELRVVAGPALEAERELRHAIDQQDPDALMAALLRTELLLPIRPGGSESRDLSDPEFPWWCLPDEQGQPGLPIFTGEARLRQALGDHDVITVSSLQLAEQWPDPTWQLLLNPGTPLAAALPGSALRNLCDWLGQLRQVVTDAAEEERQRREPTAGVEPAMPGVPASRTAPEEDDAADEPDPDLPIRLQLVIPHQYLSSYLEDGYQRAAGLVHAWGGPGRDTPARIYRRLGLLGEGSPFVESDEWVAVLRWDPDEATPEEWGQGQPRMESLVVSDGTGLHCLHRDGRDELLACFDAATARWLPAGASAGS; this is translated from the coding sequence GTGGTAGCTGACTGGCGGCCGGCGACACCGCTGGAGGAGACGCTGCTCGCCGCCGCCGTGGCCGGGGAACGAAGTTCGTTCCTGGCGGCGCTCGCCACCGGTCAACTGCTGCTGCCGGTGTCACCGGAGGCGACCGCCGGCGCGGCACCGATGCCGTGGCCGACGGGCCGGTACGACGGGGGAACCTATGTCATCGCGTTCACCTCACCCGAGGCGATCGCCGCCTGCCTGCCCGGCCAGTCGGTGAACTATCGCGCCCTCGGCATTCAGGACCTGGCCAGCGACTGGCCGGACGACGGCTGGCTGCTCGCGGTCAACGCCGGCCTGCCGGTCGGGACCCGAATCACCGCCGATGAGCTGCGCGTCGTTGCTGGGCCGGCCCTTGAGGCCGAACGGGAGCTGCGCCACGCGATCGATCAACAGGATCCGGACGCCCTGATGGCGGCACTGCTCCGCACGGAGCTGCTGCTCCCGATACGGCCAGGAGGGTCCGAGTCACGGGACCTGTCCGATCCGGAGTTTCCGTGGTGGTGCCTCCCGGACGAGCAGGGGCAGCCCGGCCTGCCGATCTTCACCGGCGAGGCGCGGCTGCGGCAGGCCCTCGGTGACCACGACGTCATCACGGTGAGCAGTCTTCAGCTGGCGGAGCAGTGGCCGGACCCAACATGGCAGCTCCTGCTGAACCCGGGGACACCACTGGCGGCGGCGCTGCCCGGTTCGGCTCTGCGGAACCTGTGTGACTGGCTCGGTCAGCTCCGGCAGGTGGTCACCGACGCCGCCGAGGAGGAGCGCCAGCGGCGAGAGCCGACCGCCGGTGTCGAGCCGGCCATGCCGGGTGTGCCAGCGTCGCGAACGGCACCGGAAGAGGACGACGCGGCGGATGAGCCCGACCCGGACCTGCCGATCCGGCTACAGCTGGTGATTCCACACCAGTACCTTTCCTCCTATCTGGAGGACGGCTACCAGCGCGCCGCCGGCCTCGTGCACGCCTGGGGTGGTCCGGGTCGGGACACCCCGGCCCGGATCTACCGGCGGCTCGGCCTCCTGGGCGAGGGTTCGCCGTTCGTGGAGTCCGACGAGTGGGTGGCCGTGCTGCGGTGGGATCCCGACGAGGCCACGCCCGAGGAGTGGGGGCAGGGTCAGCCGCGGATGGAGTCGCTGGTGGTGTCGGACGGGACGGGTCTGCACTGTCTGCACCGGGATGGCCGCGACGAGTTGTTGGCGTGTTTCGACGCGGCCACCGCGCGTTGGCTCCCGGCCGGAGCATCGGCTGGCTCGTGA
- the eccD gene encoding type VII secretion integral membrane protein EccD encodes MVTQAGTGLARIAVVTPNRRLDLALPEHLPLVGMLPAVLRQAEEHPSDGTAHGGWMLRRIDGTAIDLHRTLAAQNIRDGETLHLAPRRTEWPELAYDDLMEAVAAGARRRGLAWNPLATRLTGPIVASALLLTGLAVIIATDEPGWLSGVVALGAAAGLLLAGVVLARAMADSLAGAVLAAAGLPYAFVGGILVIGTGESVWALGAPHVLLGSAALLLTGLLGVLGVGDATRVFVAAVYAGIWGMLGGLVALGSIDAVQGAAIVVSAVTLLLPAVPLLAVRLGKVPMPALPRTAEDLLRDEPQPPREVVYQAVARADEMLTGMIFGSVVVTVSCLVVLTAAGSIPALVLTGVVALGYLLRARLVPTVRHRVPMLAGGLVGFALLALVGAADAGTAVRVLAVLPVAMVAAGISVSAGLAYSRRAPSPRLARIGDVLDILVQLAVVPVACSVLGLYAFMRALNG; translated from the coding sequence GTGGTCACCCAGGCCGGAACCGGACTCGCGCGCATCGCCGTCGTCACCCCAAACCGGCGGCTCGATCTCGCCCTGCCTGAGCATCTGCCACTGGTTGGGATGCTTCCCGCCGTGCTTCGGCAGGCAGAGGAGCACCCGTCGGACGGGACGGCACACGGCGGCTGGATGCTACGCCGGATCGACGGTACCGCTATCGATCTCCACCGTACGCTGGCGGCGCAGAACATCCGGGACGGAGAGACGCTGCACCTCGCACCGCGTCGCACCGAGTGGCCGGAACTCGCATACGACGATCTGATGGAGGCCGTCGCGGCTGGTGCCCGTCGCCGTGGGCTCGCCTGGAATCCACTCGCGACCCGGCTGACGGGTCCCATTGTCGCCAGTGCCCTGCTGCTGACTGGCCTGGCCGTCATCATCGCCACGGACGAGCCCGGCTGGCTCAGCGGTGTGGTTGCCCTCGGGGCCGCCGCGGGGCTGCTGTTGGCCGGGGTCGTACTCGCCCGGGCAATGGCGGACTCGCTCGCCGGGGCGGTGCTGGCCGCAGCCGGCCTGCCCTACGCCTTCGTCGGCGGGATCCTGGTGATCGGGACCGGGGAGTCCGTCTGGGCGCTCGGCGCGCCGCACGTGCTGCTCGGCTCCGCTGCCCTGCTCCTCACTGGCCTGCTCGGCGTCCTCGGAGTGGGTGACGCGACCCGGGTCTTCGTGGCGGCGGTCTACGCCGGGATCTGGGGCATGCTCGGCGGGCTTGTCGCCCTCGGCTCGATCGATGCGGTGCAGGGCGCGGCGATCGTGGTCAGCGCGGTGACCCTGCTGCTGCCGGCGGTGCCGTTGCTCGCCGTGCGGCTGGGCAAGGTGCCGATGCCGGCGCTGCCCCGGACCGCCGAGGACCTGCTGCGCGACGAGCCGCAGCCCCCTCGTGAGGTGGTCTACCAGGCCGTTGCCCGAGCCGACGAGATGCTCACCGGCATGATCTTCGGCTCGGTCGTGGTCACCGTCAGTTGCCTGGTCGTGCTGACCGCAGCGGGCTCGATCCCCGCCCTGGTGCTGACCGGAGTCGTTGCTCTCGGCTACCTGCTGCGGGCCCGGCTGGTGCCGACCGTCCGGCACCGGGTGCCGATGCTCGCCGGGGGGCTGGTCGGGTTCGCCCTGCTTGCCCTGGTTGGCGCGGCGGATGCCGGAACGGCGGTCCGCGTGTTGGCGGTCCTGCCGGTGGCGATGGTCGCCGCCGGGATCTCGGTCAGCGCCGGGCTCGCCTACAGCCGACGGGCCCCGTCGCCCCGGCTGGCCCGGATCGGGGACGTTCTCGACATCCTGGTGCAGCTCGCGGTGGTGCCGGTGGCGTGCAGCGTGCTGGGCCTGTACGCGTTCATGCGCGCGCTGAACGGCTGA